From Carassius auratus strain Wakin chromosome 10, ASM336829v1, whole genome shotgun sequence, a single genomic window includes:
- the LOC113109883 gene encoding zona pellucida-like domain-containing protein 1: MIQGSRSANNWKDIPLNIFLFLLVTKFDKSFQLTLSDCGSEFRRPEYTDISVDCGTEYISLAIKFCPVMYTGYNESELILNNIMNNPDCYATLDTTVSPPVARFSLPINSTDGCGSNFVTTSSVGTGVFSEFSNIETVNISGIIRSKDITTGTVTYNAELKYYYSCAYPLEYLINNTQVDVSGSSIAVKDNNGSFISTLSLRLFSDINYTQPLVMPPLGIELRTNVFVQVEAANLSTQYFLLLDRCFASVSTIPTTRTYYDLFMPCGGDRLTKMMVNGEMQRARFSFPAFRFTEQQNQTVSTYYLHCITRLCEISTCSAFRQCRKRKRRDVVPLTTTPSPNGVTEARTLTSPAIVIRADNVVATKEEEVTINTETPSDSSVGLGLAVGILAFACIMTVGLGAVFYKRYWHNAPSNMPR, translated from the exons ATGATCCAAG GTTCGCGTTCTGCAAACAACTGGAAAGATATTCCCCTCAACATTTTCCTCTTCCTCCTAGTCACAAAATTCGATAAAAGCTTTCAGTTAACACTGAGCGACTGCGGATCAGAGTTCAGACGTCCAG AGTACACAGACATCTCTGTAGACTGTGGAACGGAGTACATCAGCCTGGCTATCAAATTCTGTCCTGTCATGTACACTGGCTACAACGAATCGGAGTTAATTCTCAACAACATCATGAATAACCCAGACTGCTATGCGACCCTCGATACTACCGTTTCACCTCCTGTGGCTCGATTTAGTTTGCCGATTAACTCAACCGATGGCTGCGGCAGCAACTTTGTT ACAACAAGTAGTGTAGGGACAGGTGTATTCTCAGAGTTCTCCAACATCGAAACGGTCAACATCAGTGGAATTATACGATCGAAAGACATCACAACAGGCACAGTGACGTATAACGCTGAGCTGAAGTACTACTACTCGTGCGCCTATCCTCTGGAGTACCTGATCAACAACACTCAAGTGGATGT GTCGGGCTCCTCGATTGCAGTAAAAGACAACAATGGCAGTTTCATCAGCACTCTGAGTCTCAGACTCTTCAGT GACATTAACTACACCCAGCCTCTTGTTATGCCTCCCCTCGGTATTGAGCTGAGGACTAATGTGTTTGTGCAAGTGGAGGCCGCCAACTTGTCCACCCA GTACTTTTTGCTGTTGGACAGATGCTTTGCCTCTGTTTCCACCATCCCTACCACCAGGACCTACTACGACCTCTTTATGCC TTGCGGTGGTGATCGGCTCACTAAAATGATGGTGAATGGGGAGATGCAACGTGCTCGGTTCTCATTTCCGGCCTTCCGCTTCACAGAGCAGCAGAACCAAACAGTTTCAACATACTATCTGCACTGCATTACAAGACTCTGTGAAATATCAACCTGCAGTGCATTTAGG CAATGTCGCAAACGAAAAAGGAGAGACGTTGTGCCTTTAACCACCACTCCTTCTCCAAATGGAGTCACAGAAGCCAGAACCCTCACATCACCAGCCATCGTTATACGTGCAGATAATG tggTGGCAACAAAAGAGGAAG AAGTCACAATCAACACGGAAACACCTTCAGACTCTTCTGTGGGTCTCGGCTTGGCTGTGGGCATCCTGGCATTTGCCTGCATCATGACTGTAGGATTGGGAGCAGTTTTCTACAAGAGATACTGGCACAACGCACCTTCAAATATGCCCCGGTGA